A single window of Thalassoroseus pseudoceratinae DNA harbors:
- the fbaA gene encoding class II fructose-bisphosphate aldolase codes for MPIATPAQYAAMLDAAQQGSYAYPAMNVTSLTTMNGALKAFAEKKSDGIIQVSTGGGQFASGLSNNDAVLGAIVLAEACHRLAERYDVLIALHTDHCQPGKVDGFLKPLIQETARRREAGLPNLFQSHMLDASELPLDENIALSKELLKLCAANEIILEVEAGVVGGEEDGVDHSDQPADKLYTTPEDMLAVYEALDGLGRYMFAATFGNVHGHYKPGSVKLRPDILKKGQDAVMQKYGEKAEFDLVFHGGSGTSVEDLQATLEYGVVKMNIDTDTQYAFTRPVVDHIMKNYDGVLKIEGEVGNKKVYDPRSYLKKAEQGVTDRMAAACDGLRSSGNTIFGKV; via the coding sequence ATGCCAATTGCAACACCCGCTCAATACGCCGCCATGTTGGACGCGGCTCAACAAGGTAGTTACGCCTACCCCGCCATGAACGTGACTTCGTTGACCACCATGAACGGGGCACTCAAAGCGTTCGCGGAGAAAAAGTCCGACGGCATCATTCAAGTCTCCACCGGTGGCGGGCAATTTGCCTCCGGTCTTAGCAACAACGATGCGGTTCTCGGGGCAATCGTGCTCGCCGAAGCCTGTCACCGATTGGCCGAACGGTACGATGTACTGATCGCCCTCCACACCGACCACTGCCAACCCGGCAAAGTGGACGGCTTCCTGAAACCGCTGATCCAGGAAACCGCACGGCGTCGCGAAGCGGGTTTGCCGAACCTGTTCCAATCGCACATGCTCGATGCGTCCGAATTGCCATTGGACGAGAACATCGCCCTCTCGAAAGAGTTGCTGAAGCTGTGTGCGGCGAATGAAATCATTCTGGAAGTCGAAGCCGGTGTTGTCGGTGGTGAAGAAGACGGCGTGGATCACTCCGATCAACCCGCTGACAAACTCTACACCACACCCGAAGATATGTTGGCAGTGTATGAAGCTCTCGACGGGTTGGGTCGATACATGTTTGCTGCCACCTTCGGCAACGTGCACGGCCACTACAAACCAGGTTCCGTCAAACTGCGTCCAGATATCTTGAAGAAAGGCCAGGACGCCGTCATGCAGAAGTACGGTGAAAAGGCCGAGTTCGATCTCGTCTTCCACGGCGGCTCGGGCACTTCGGTTGAAGACCTGCAAGCCACACTGGAATACGGCGTCGTGAAGATGAACATCGACACCGACACCCAATACGCGTTCACGCGCCCTGTCGTCGATCACATCATGAAGAACTACGATGGCGTGCTGAAGATCGAAGGTGAAGTCGGTAACAAGAAAGTCTACGATCCGCGTAGCTACCTCAAGAAAGCCGAACAAGGTGTCACCGACCGTATGGCCGCCGCATGCGACGGCTTACGTTCCAGCGGGAACACGATCTTCGGCAAGGTCTGA